Genomic DNA from Solanum dulcamara chromosome 4, daSolDulc1.2, whole genome shotgun sequence:
GACTTCTCTAATTTACCTTCACAAGGTCCACTCTTCTTATCGTTGGCGGATCCAATATTTCTTGCGGCTTAATTGGAGCATTGAAGTGAAGTCCAAGAGCATGAACACCATTCTCTCGTGACGCGTAATAAGCAAATTAACTTAGTAACAGTTTACAACTGTCCCAACACCCCACTCCCATTGATAGCAGAGGGTGGACTGTGGAAGCTGAAACTGAAGTAAGACAACTACAGAATGctcctttttcttttaaacACATTTaactattccttttttttttttagtttcatatctaaactatcacttattagtttgaaaaaacacttctctcttttattttactCTCATCATAGTGTGTGTACTATACTCTCtttcttgtaaaaaaaaattgtaaaatcaCACTCcacatgaataaaaataaaaattaaataaactattagaattagttaaaattaaagattaaagtattactatccccttcacaaaaaaatataaaatatttttcttcacccactccaccactttctTTCACCGTAACCCCACCCCTtcaaattttttagttttatttttattttttaaagttcttttacaaaagtttttttttaaaaaaatcttacttAATCTcccctcaaataataatttagatattaattcaattttttttaaaaaatttacccccccccacctaaccctccgttttcaaaaaaaaaatctcattttttttagatatatacatatgattttaaaaaaatattttcaacttGCCGCAAGATTTTTATTGCTGTTATATTCGTTAcacaagtagaaaaaaatatttttctaaaaatatatatacatatttaacataaaatgagaaaaatatataaaaaaaatcatgagcAGAAGGTTAGATCGGGtgggtataattttttttttttaaaaaaataataatatttttttggaagGAGTGGGGAGGAGGTGAagtatgaaattttttaaaaatatttaataaaaaaagaattataaaaaaaataaaaggatgtGAGATTGTCGGGGGTGGGGCGGATGGTGGAGtgggtgagaaaaatatttaaaattttattttttttaaaaatatttatttttttcaagatagaaatactttagttttttactttactaatattaatagtttatttatttttatcaaaatgaAATAGTTTATCCATGTGAAATTGAATAAGGAGAGTAGAGAGAGTGTAGAAACTCACGTTTTCAATtgttcaaaaattcaaaaaaaagaatagtttaagtatgtattTGAtgcttataaaaaaaaaaagaaagagataaaAGGAGGTTAGGGATGGTTGGTAGGTGAGATTGTAGGTGGGTGCAGTGTGAATAAATAGCTGAACCAATCCTAGTAAAGATATTTGAGTTTGGATCTTGATGGAAATGGGTAGCCAAATTGCCATCCCTGTGAAAGAAACCTTCTTCATATCACATGGTTCGCCGATGCTTTCAATAGATGATTCTTTACCGGCTAGACATTTCTTGAAATGCTTCAGAGAGAAAGTCTTCACCCAGAAACCCAATTCAATTTTGGTGATCTCTGGTCATTGGGAAACTTCAGAGCCTACTGTGAATTGCATCACTGGCCTCAATGACACTATTTACGACTTCTACGGGTTTCCCCAACAGATGTACCAGTTGAAATACCAAGCACCAGGAGCTCCAAAGTTGGCCAAAAGGGTGAAGGAACTGCTCAAGTCATCTGGCTTCAATCAAGTGCACGAAGACAATAACCGAGGCCTAGATCACGGGGCATGGGTGCCTCTTATGCTCATGTATCCAGAGGCCGACATCCCAGTCTGTCAGCTTTCTGTCCAGACAAACAAGGATGGAACTTATCACTTTAACATTGGGAAAGCATTGGCCCCTCTCAAGGAAGAGGGTGTTCTCATAGTTGGTTCTGGATCTGCAACTCACAACTTGAGGGCTTTGCGCGATACGG
This window encodes:
- the LOC129886760 gene encoding 4,5-DOPA dioxygenase extradiol-like produces the protein MEMGSQIAIPVKETFFISHGSPMLSIDDSLPARHFLKCFREKVFTQKPNSILVISGHWETSEPTVNCITGLNDTIYDFYGFPQQMYQLKYQAPGAPKLAKRVKELLKSSGFNQVHEDNNRGLDHGAWVPLMLMYPEADIPVCQLSVQTNKDGTYHFNIGKALAPLKEEGVLIVGSGSATHNLRALRDTAGIASWAVDFDNWLKESLVNGRYEDVNNYITKAPCAKIAHPWPDHLYPLHVAMGAAGKNAKAELIHHSWSKHALSYASYKFESQPK